One stretch of Lachnospiraceae bacterium oral taxon 096 DNA includes these proteins:
- a CDS encoding 5-methyltetrahydropteroyltriglutamate--homocysteine S-methyltransferase — MSIQNLHTTPHRYDVVGSFLRPERLKEAREKFAKGEIDTAVLKKVEDEEIVELVKKQKAAGLKVITDGEFRRATWHLDFMWGFDGINHKPTETGIPFHDEQALIDDTFLVGKLGLKKEHPFVEHFRFVKALEDEETVAKLTIPSPAQFLEQLIIPINVDSTEEVYSTREEVIQEIARIYHEFFAQVYAAGCRNIQLDDCSWGVVVDPRALLIFGTDEAGLEQIKEDLLRVNNLAIEGKPEDLVVNTHICRGNFHSTWACTGGYDAVAKTLFARENVNAYFLEFDDERSGGFEPLQAVSGEKKVVLGLITTKSPKLEDKKAVIERIYEAAKYVPLERLYLSPQCGFASCEIGNKLTEKEQWAKIALVKEIAQEVWGIEE, encoded by the coding sequence ATGAGTATTCAAAATTTACATACAACACCTCATCGCTATGATGTGGTGGGAAGCTTTTTACGACCAGAGAGATTAAAAGAGGCAAGAGAAAAGTTTGCCAAGGGAGAAATTGATACAGCTGTCCTAAAAAAGGTGGAGGACGAGGAGATTGTTGAACTTGTCAAAAAGCAAAAGGCAGCAGGACTAAAGGTAATTACTGATGGAGAATTTCGAAGAGCCACTTGGCATCTTGACTTTATGTGGGGATTTGACGGCATTAACCACAAGCCGACAGAAACAGGCATTCCATTTCACGATGAGCAGGCCTTGATTGATGATACTTTTTTGGTAGGAAAATTGGGACTGAAAAAAGAGCATCCATTTGTAGAACATTTTCGCTTTGTCAAGGCACTGGAAGATGAGGAGACAGTGGCGAAGTTGACGATTCCATCGCCAGCACAGTTTTTGGAGCAATTGATTATACCTATTAATGTAGATAGCACAGAAGAAGTTTATTCGACAAGAGAGGAAGTCATTCAGGAGATAGCTAGGATTTATCATGAGTTTTTTGCACAGGTCTATGCAGCAGGTTGTAGAAATATTCAGCTTGATGATTGTTCTTGGGGTGTGGTTGTTGATCCGAGGGCACTTCTTATTTTTGGCACAGATGAGGCTGGACTTGAGCAAATAAAAGAAGATTTGCTCCGTGTCAACAATCTGGCTATTGAGGGAAAGCCAGAGGATTTAGTGGTGAACACCCATATTTGTAGGGGCAACTTCCACTCTACTTGGGCTTGTACGGGAGGATATGATGCTGTGGCAAAGACTTTGTTTGCAAGAGAAAATGTTAATGCCTACTTTCTTGAGTTTGATGATGAGCGAAGTGGTGGATTTGAGCCACTTCAGGCAGTCTCTGGCGAGAAGAAAGTCGTGTTGGGACTGATTACAACCAAGTCACCAAAGTTAGAGGACAAAAAGGCAGTAATTGAGAGAATTTATGAGGCAGCAAAGTATGTGCCACTGGAGAGGCTCTATTTAAGTCCACAATGTGGTTTTGCTTCCTGCGAGATTGGAAATAAGCTCACAGAAAAAGAGCAATGGGCAAAGATTGCACTAGTCAAGGAAATTGCACAGGAGGTATGGGGAATAGAAGAATAG
- a CDS encoding DUF2142 domain-containing protein, with the protein MEEKIKYRIGFLVLCLALLFFIALQYLDVLSGAMVSKDSWLKKNYLFLAVGVMVVFGGFGAWLLKEGEKRLWVIYAPLVLILGIFYLFVLPPLSAPDEISHYISAYQLSNRLMGKQATYQDGHVLIRAQDLFLEDVQGDYEFKDKIGTLEKPLDKENKEKESVVLSRVLDEGAYRLIHQVGLSGRGNADTKDLPEDALALSQFPPVITTPIAYFPQALGISLARIGNMNSLGLAYMGRFFNLLFFVFITTLTIKILPVYKEIYFGVNLLPMVLHLAASFSYDAYILSLWGLYIAICLWLALEKEKVSVKDVALLAIIVALAGPCKMVYAPLMGVALFIPVKKFGGIKKMLLAGGVVFLFWAVAMYLVNHQVITNYAVETQSYVGWAKEEGYSLQYSLHHPFQTLKVFYQSWVSQGDFYHRTMIGGYLGNMDPILDIPYIVVLGFSACLLVLGLRQSEEKMVFSKRNRIWIFLMVGMCIFLVQFSMLIAWTPISSKYIQGVQGRYFLPCLPLILMALKNKKVILQKCYKNIVLVLMLFGNCYALCRIFSIVCLRISN; encoded by the coding sequence ATGGAAGAAAAGATAAAGTATAGAATTGGATTTTTGGTTCTATGTTTGGCACTTTTATTTTTTATTGCTTTGCAATATCTTGATGTTTTGAGTGGGGCAATGGTCAGCAAAGATTCTTGGCTAAAGAAGAATTATTTATTCCTTGCCGTGGGAGTGATGGTTGTTTTTGGCGGATTTGGTGCATGGTTACTCAAAGAAGGAGAGAAAAGACTTTGGGTAATCTATGCACCACTTGTGTTGATTTTGGGGATCTTTTATCTTTTTGTCTTGCCACCACTTTCTGCACCTGATGAAATTAGTCACTATATTAGTGCTTATCAGTTGTCCAATCGCTTGATGGGAAAGCAGGCGACCTATCAAGATGGTCATGTTTTGATTCGTGCACAGGATTTATTTTTGGAGGATGTGCAGGGCGACTATGAATTTAAGGACAAAATTGGAACATTAGAAAAGCCGCTGGACAAGGAAAATAAAGAAAAGGAATCGGTGGTTTTATCCAGAGTGCTCGATGAGGGGGCGTATCGCTTAATTCATCAAGTTGGTCTTTCGGGGCGTGGCAATGCAGACACCAAGGACTTGCCAGAAGATGCCCTTGCACTCTCTCAATTTCCACCTGTGATCACTACGCCGATTGCCTATTTTCCACAGGCTTTAGGAATTAGTTTGGCAAGAATTGGCAATATGAATAGTCTTGGGCTTGCCTATATGGGAAGGTTTTTTAATTTGCTCTTTTTTGTCTTCATTACAACATTGACTATAAAGATTTTACCTGTATATAAAGAGATCTATTTTGGAGTCAATTTGCTTCCTATGGTGTTGCATTTGGCAGCTTCTTTTTCCTATGATGCTTACATTTTATCGCTCTGGGGGCTGTATATTGCGATCTGTCTTTGGTTGGCCTTAGAAAAAGAGAAAGTCAGTGTAAAAGATGTCGCCCTTTTGGCCATTATTGTGGCTCTTGCAGGTCCATGCAAGATGGTCTATGCTCCACTAATGGGGGTTGCTCTTTTTATTCCTGTAAAAAAATTTGGGGGAATAAAAAAGATGCTACTGGCTGGAGGAGTGGTCTTTTTGTTTTGGGCTGTGGCAATGTATTTGGTCAATCACCAAGTGATTACCAATTATGCAGTGGAAACACAAAGTTATGTCGGTTGGGCAAAGGAAGAGGGGTATTCCTTACAATATTCTTTGCATCATCCATTTCAGACGCTAAAGGTCTTTTACCAAAGCTGGGTGAGTCAGGGCGATTTTTATCACCGCACAATGATTGGTGGCTACCTTGGAAATATGGACCCTATCTTAGACATTCCCTATATTGTTGTTCTTGGATTTAGTGCTTGTCTTTTGGTTCTTGGACTGCGCCAGAGTGAGGAGAAGATGGTCTTTTCAAAGAGGAATCGAATCTGGATATTTTTGATGGTGGGAATGTGCATTTTTTTGGTTCAATTTTCGATGCTGATTGCTTGGACACCGATTAGTTCAAAGTATATTCAGGGGGTTCAGGGAAGATATTTTCTTCCTTGTTTGCCACTGATTTTGATGGCATTAAAAAACAAAAAAGTAATATTACAAAAGTGTTACAAAAATATTGTGTTAGTATTAATGCTATTTGGGAATTGCTACGCATTATGCCGTATTTTCAGTATTGTCTGTTTAAGGATATCGAACTAA
- a CDS encoding Tat pathway signal protein → MKKLNLVKKVSAFMLSAAMLFGVGYAVSGFSSLTSYAAEIQAKASIQSALVTADKQNIQIKATTSGDMTGTDGQFYLFETQSYRQSLDGRSDYLAKISTGSSTTNIPLNRGKADDRLYSSFVVAVYDGSKYIPVSEVHYVTNPEVVAPNQVAFNQPLTKKGLNIEINMLGDAFELGVKHVATNITFDQIMGQGIDFTYDGKTYHFNKSVIEQYDKTISALSGKGMTVTAILLNGYNANEPDLFQPGTQKTDKAAYYLFNAETEAGFEKTRAIAAFLAQRYNGSNASQGKVSNWIIGNEINNQYWNYVGPKDLTAYVRSYEKAFRLFYTAIKSTSANDRVYYSLDYNWNNPEEKNGQTKYGGKEIVDSFNSQVMAKGDIAWGLSYHPYPFPMTEPEFWDDVKTGKFSNDENSQVINFANLGTLTDYFKKSALSAPDGKPRHIILTEQGFTATSATRGDVEQLQAAAYAYSYYLVDSNPLIDAYILSRQVDAPVEVRSGLSFGLWKCDMSKGDQIVATQRRKIWAVFKNIDKKSETLENTAFAKSLIGIQKWSDVVPNFKWRALEK, encoded by the coding sequence ATGAAGAAATTGAATTTAGTAAAAAAAGTCTCTGCTTTTATGTTGTCAGCAGCAATGCTCTTTGGTGTAGGCTATGCCGTCAGTGGATTTTCGTCATTGACAAGTTATGCAGCAGAAATTCAGGCAAAAGCATCCATTCAATCAGCTCTTGTTACAGCAGATAAGCAGAATATCCAGATTAAGGCGACGACATCGGGAGATATGACGGGCACAGATGGGCAGTTTTATCTCTTTGAGACGCAGTCTTATCGTCAGAGCTTAGATGGAAGGTCAGACTACTTGGCAAAGATTTCCACAGGAAGTTCTACAACCAATATTCCTCTCAACAGAGGAAAAGCAGATGATCGCCTCTACAGTAGTTTTGTCGTTGCTGTGTACGATGGTTCAAAGTACATTCCAGTGAGTGAAGTTCACTATGTGACAAACCCTGAAGTGGTTGCACCAAATCAGGTTGCGTTTAATCAGCCATTGACTAAAAAGGGATTAAACATTGAGATCAATATGCTCGGTGATGCATTTGAGCTTGGTGTAAAGCATGTGGCAACCAATATCACATTTGACCAGATTATGGGTCAAGGAATTGACTTTACTTATGATGGAAAGACCTATCACTTTAATAAGTCGGTGATTGAGCAATATGATAAGACCATTTCTGCTCTTTCGGGAAAGGGAATGACCGTTACCGCCATCTTATTAAATGGGTACAATGCCAATGAGCCGGATTTGTTCCAGCCAGGAACACAAAAGACGGACAAGGCAGCCTACTATCTGTTTAATGCAGAGACAGAGGCAGGATTTGAAAAGACGAGAGCCATTGCCGCATTTCTTGCACAGCGCTACAATGGAAGCAATGCCAGCCAAGGCAAGGTTTCCAACTGGATTATTGGAAATGAGATTAATAATCAATATTGGAACTATGTTGGACCAAAGGATCTGACAGCCTATGTGCGCAGCTATGAAAAGGCCTTTCGACTTTTCTACACAGCCATTAAGAGCACAAGTGCCAATGACCGTGTGTACTATTCTCTCGATTACAACTGGAACAATCCAGAGGAGAAGAATGGTCAGACAAAGTATGGCGGCAAGGAGATTGTCGATTCCTTTAATTCTCAGGTAATGGCCAAGGGAGACATTGCGTGGGGATTATCCTATCACCCATATCCATTCCCAATGACTGAGCCGGAATTTTGGGATGATGTAAAGACTGGAAAGTTTAGCAATGATGAGAATTCCCAGGTGATCAACTTTGCAAACTTAGGTACTTTGACTGACTATTTCAAAAAGAGTGCACTTTCAGCACCAGATGGAAAACCAAGACATATTATTCTTACCGAGCAGGGATTTACAGCGACATCGGCAACTAGAGGAGATGTTGAGCAATTGCAGGCAGCAGCTTATGCCTACAGCTATTATCTTGTTGATTCCAATCCGCTAATTGATGCTTATATTTTGAGCCGTCAAGTGGATGCACCTGTGGAAGTAAGAAGTGGACTTTCCTTTGGTCTTTGGAAATGTGATATGAGCAAGGGAGATCAGATTGTAGCCACACAGAGAAGAAAGATTTGGGCCGTATTTAAGAATATTGATAAGAAGTCAGAGACGCTTGAAAATACAGCATTTGCAAAGTCACTGATTGGTATTCAAAAGTGGTCTGATGTCGTTCCAAACTTTAAGTGGAGAGCATTAGAAAAATAA
- the rpmB gene encoding 50S ribosomal protein L28 — MAKCSVTGKSVLFGNTVSHSHRRGNKMWKPNLKKVRIKTAGGNTKRVWVSTSALRSGLVERA; from the coding sequence ATGGCAAAGTGTTCAGTAACTGGAAAGTCTGTTCTATTTGGTAATACTGTCAGCCACTCTCACAGACGTGGTAACAAGATGTGGAAGCCAAACCTTAAGAAGGTCAGAATTAAGACTGCTGGCGGAAATACCAAGAGAGTTTGGGTTTCTACCTCAGCATTACGTTCAGGTCTTGTTGAGCGTGCTTAA
- a CDS encoding Asp23/Gls24 family envelope stress response protein, whose product MDNGVLNNTLGDVMISPDVIALYAGLQAVECFGIVGMAAISVRDGLVKLLKRESLTKGVKVSIKDNQLSIDFHVIIAYGVNIHAVSDNLIENVKYRVELFTGMKVEQVNIFVEGVRVID is encoded by the coding sequence ATGGACAATGGAGTATTGAATAACACATTGGGCGATGTGATGATTAGCCCAGATGTGATTGCGTTATACGCTGGATTGCAGGCGGTGGAGTGCTTTGGCATTGTGGGAATGGCTGCAATTAGTGTTCGAGACGGATTGGTGAAATTGTTAAAGAGAGAAAGTCTTACCAAGGGGGTAAAGGTTTCGATCAAAGACAATCAGCTAAGTATTGATTTTCATGTGATTATTGCCTATGGGGTAAATATTCATGCGGTATCCGATAATTTAATTGAAAATGTAAAGTATCGTGTGGAGTTATTTACAGGAATGAAAGTAGAACAGGTCAATATCTTCGTGGAAGGCGTCAGAGTAATCGATTAA
- a CDS encoding DAK2 domain-containing protein produces MEQIDVVLLKRAFLSAAQNLEAKKDWINELNVFPVPDGDTGTNMTMTILEAAKAVAAADNDMTAVARAIASGSLRGARGNSGVILSQLLRGFTKVIQDAKQIDVMLLAAAMERATETAYHAVMKPKEGTILTVAKAMSERAIELAQESDDIVEFCAQVMNRGDEVLAQTPQMLPVLKQAGVVDSGGQGLMEVVRGAFYALSGKEVSADFLKEKSIVVKENAENVDTAHLSTSDIHFGYCTEFIIHLNKPMPLEEEDQLKDFLSSIGDSIVCVADEDVVKIHVHTNDPGLALQRALTYGALSRIKIDNMRQEHHERLIKDAQRVAMEQKKADEERRKPRKKYGCISVCAGSGLSEIFKGIGVDEVIEGGQTMNPSTEDILQAIEKVNADHIFIFPNNKNIILAAKQAAEVVQDKKVYVVETKTIPQGITAMLGFMPESEPEENLEEMTQQMKTISSLQVTYAVRDTSIDGVQIHKGDVMALGDQGILSAGEEINTVILEALKTVVTQDSELLSIYYGEDRKEDEAKALSSEIQKAYPSLEVELHLGNQPVYYYIISVE; encoded by the coding sequence GTGGAACAGATAGATGTAGTGCTTCTAAAGCGGGCGTTTTTATCGGCAGCCCAAAACTTAGAGGCAAAAAAGGACTGGATCAATGAATTAAATGTATTTCCCGTGCCCGATGGAGATACGGGAACAAATATGACCATGACCATTCTTGAAGCTGCAAAGGCTGTGGCTGCTGCAGATAATGATATGACAGCAGTAGCTAGAGCGATTGCTTCGGGTTCACTGCGAGGAGCAAGGGGAAATTCGGGTGTAATTTTGTCACAGCTTTTGCGTGGCTTTACCAAGGTCATTCAAGATGCAAAGCAAATTGATGTGATGTTATTGGCTGCTGCAATGGAAAGGGCGACGGAGACAGCCTATCATGCTGTGATGAAGCCAAAAGAGGGAACAATTTTGACTGTGGCCAAGGCAATGAGTGAGAGAGCCATTGAGCTTGCACAAGAAAGCGATGACATTGTCGAGTTTTGTGCACAGGTGATGAACCGAGGAGATGAGGTATTGGCTCAGACACCACAGATGCTTCCTGTCCTCAAGCAGGCAGGAGTTGTAGATTCTGGTGGTCAGGGATTGATGGAAGTAGTCAGGGGAGCGTTTTATGCTCTCAGTGGAAAAGAAGTTTCTGCGGACTTTTTAAAGGAAAAGTCAATAGTGGTCAAAGAGAATGCAGAAAATGTGGACACCGCTCATCTTTCCACTTCAGATATTCACTTTGGCTATTGTACAGAATTTATTATTCATCTGAATAAACCAATGCCTTTAGAGGAGGAGGATCAATTGAAGGACTTTTTGTCTTCGATTGGTGATTCTATCGTGTGTGTGGCCGATGAAGATGTGGTCAAAATTCATGTGCACACCAATGATCCAGGGCTTGCCCTTCAAAGGGCATTGACTTATGGTGCACTCTCAAGAATTAAAATTGACAACATGAGACAGGAACATCATGAGCGACTCATTAAGGACGCACAGCGTGTGGCGATGGAGCAAAAAAAGGCGGATGAAGAGAGAAGAAAGCCGAGGAAAAAATATGGCTGTATCAGCGTCTGTGCGGGTTCAGGATTAAGTGAAATTTTTAAGGGAATTGGGGTTGACGAGGTGATTGAAGGCGGTCAGACCATGAACCCAAGCACGGAAGATATCTTGCAGGCCATTGAAAAAGTCAATGCAGATCATATTTTTATTTTTCCAAATAATAAAAATATTATTCTTGCAGCAAAACAGGCAGCAGAGGTTGTTCAGGACAAAAAGGTCTATGTGGTGGAGACAAAGACTATTCCACAGGGAATTACCGCAATGCTTGGATTTATGCCAGAGAGTGAACCGGAAGAAAATCTAGAGGAAATGACTCAGCAGATGAAGACCATTTCTAGCTTGCAAGTGACCTATGCAGTGCGAGATACCAGCATTGACGGAGTTCAAATCCACAAGGGGGATGTGATGGCCCTTGGCGATCAGGGCATACTCAGTGCAGGTGAGGAAATCAATACCGTTATTCTTGAGGCATTAAAGACAGTTGTTACACAAGATAGTGAGCTGTTGAGCATTTACTATGGGGAGGATAGGAAAGAAGATGAGGCAAAAGCTTTATCTAGTGAGATTCAAAAGGCATATCCATCCCTAGAGGTAGAACTTCACCTGGGAAATCAGCCAGTCTATTACTATATTATTTCGGTGGAATAA
- the recG gene encoding ATP-dependent DNA helicase RecG translates to MLQDKVTSLRGVGEKTKNLLKKLDIETIEDLLRHYPLRYEKMEEPVFFHPTQPGEEISVYAQIVKPLNNRIFGKKKVTTAVLEDQTGKKVNVIWYNAVYLAMTLKLFTRHIFVGKVIEKNGVLEMEHPNIYEVDEYEKLCLHLQSVYPLTKGITSGAMAKFVAAALGQSEDMNEFLPEAIRQKFLLCGLKKAVEKIHFPRDFSEVVMARKRLAFDEFFLFLYLTKFEAKSRKHLHSLYCIKRCSMQPFFEALPFALTSSQKEAMEAILADMASNQVMNRLVQGDVGSGKTVIAFAALYAVIQQGYQGALMVPTEVLAKQHLLAFEKLFSHIDGNYRVALLTGSMTKKQHEEAYKKIKSHEIDVVIGTHALLQDGVEFDKLALVIADEQHRFGVMQRQNLAQKGAQPHILVMSATPIPRTLAVILYGDLDVTQIFVKPQGRLPIKNVVIEPKDRKKAYAHIAKEVQKGHQAYVICPMVEEGEESSLENVMNYGAKLKTYFNNRYFIEILHGKMQQKEKDDIMERFTHGKIDILVSTTVIEVGVDVPKATVMMIENAERFGLASLHQLRGRVGRSDLQSYCIFVRTSEKENAKKRLDVVGNSNDGFFIASEDLRLRGPGELFGIAQSGEFVFGIADIYSDAAELAMAQQACAMIFEGCVDCTQKELYSLKEQMEKYKKNYYNRLSL, encoded by the coding sequence ATGCTACAAGATAAAGTGACCAGTCTAAGGGGCGTGGGAGAAAAGACGAAAAATCTTCTCAAAAAATTGGATATTGAGACGATAGAAGATCTGCTAAGGCACTATCCGCTGCGATATGAAAAGATGGAAGAACCAGTATTTTTTCATCCGACACAGCCGGGGGAGGAAATTAGTGTCTATGCACAGATTGTCAAACCATTGAACAATCGCATCTTTGGAAAAAAGAAAGTCACAACCGCTGTGCTGGAAGATCAAACGGGGAAAAAAGTCAATGTCATTTGGTACAATGCTGTCTACTTGGCGATGACATTAAAACTATTTACTCGCCATATTTTTGTGGGAAAAGTTATAGAAAAAAATGGGGTGCTAGAGATGGAGCACCCCAACATTTATGAGGTGGATGAATATGAGAAGCTATGTTTACACCTTCAAAGTGTTTATCCATTGACTAAGGGAATAACAAGTGGAGCAATGGCCAAGTTTGTGGCCGCAGCCTTGGGGCAAAGTGAGGATATGAACGAATTTTTGCCCGAAGCAATTCGGCAGAAGTTTTTACTCTGTGGTCTCAAAAAGGCTGTGGAAAAAATCCATTTTCCAAGAGATTTTTCTGAAGTGGTTATGGCGAGGAAGCGGCTTGCCTTTGATGAATTTTTCTTATTTTTATATTTGACAAAATTTGAGGCAAAATCAAGGAAGCATCTCCATTCTCTCTATTGCATAAAAAGATGTTCTATGCAACCATTCTTTGAAGCACTTCCCTTTGCCTTGACTTCTTCACAAAAAGAGGCAATGGAAGCTATTTTAGCTGATATGGCTTCAAATCAGGTGATGAATCGACTTGTGCAGGGCGATGTTGGTTCAGGAAAGACGGTGATTGCCTTTGCTGCCCTCTATGCAGTTATTCAACAGGGTTATCAGGGGGCATTGATGGTTCCGACAGAAGTTTTGGCTAAACAGCATCTATTGGCATTTGAAAAGCTTTTTTCCCATATCGATGGAAATTATCGGGTAGCACTGTTGACGGGCTCAATGACCAAAAAACAGCACGAAGAGGCCTACAAAAAAATAAAAAGTCATGAGATTGATGTTGTGATTGGGACCCATGCACTTTTACAAGATGGGGTAGAATTTGACAAACTTGCTCTTGTGATTGCGGATGAGCAGCATCGATTTGGTGTGATGCAGCGTCAAAATCTTGCACAAAAGGGGGCACAGCCTCATATTCTGGTGATGAGTGCAACACCGATACCAAGGACTCTGGCAGTGATTTTGTATGGGGATTTGGATGTGACGCAGATTTTTGTTAAACCACAGGGGAGATTACCAATTAAAAATGTAGTCATTGAACCAAAGGATCGAAAGAAAGCCTATGCCCATATTGCAAAGGAAGTACAAAAGGGGCATCAGGCCTATGTGATTTGTCCGATGGTCGAGGAAGGGGAGGAAAGTTCCCTTGAAAATGTGATGAATTATGGTGCGAAATTAAAAACATATTTTAATAATCGTTATTTTATAGAAATTTTGCACGGTAAGATGCAACAAAAAGAAAAAGATGATATAATGGAACGGTTCACACATGGAAAAATTGATATTTTGGTGTCGACAACGGTCATTGAAGTTGGCGTGGATGTACCCAAGGCCACGGTGATGATGATTGAAAATGCGGAGCGATTTGGACTTGCTTCCTTGCATCAGCTTCGAGGGCGTGTGGGGAGAAGCGATTTACAGAGCTATTGTATTTTTGTCCGAACATCAGAAAAGGAAAATGCGAAGAAGCGACTAGATGTCGTGGGAAATTCAAATGATGGTTTTTTCATTGCATCAGAGGATCTAAGGCTGCGTGGACCAGGTGAACTCTTTGGGATTGCCCAAAGTGGAGAGTTTGTATTTGGGATTGCAGACATATACAGTGACGCAGCAGAACTTGCAATGGCACAGCAGGCCTGTGCCATGATTTTTGAAGGGTGTGTTGACTGTACACAAAAAGAGCTGTATAGTCTAAAGGAGCAGATGGAAAAGTATAAAAAAAATTATTACAATCGGTTGAGTTTGTAG
- a CDS encoding peptidoglycan binding domain-containing protein encodes MAEVENNVAQTQDVVLTRVPVADTKAKKKTTGSKWLKGIGCGILVIAGAISIGYVIKAQTFNKKFFPNTYINGINVSYMTPEQVQDIIKGQIANYQIVIKSRGNGEEIFKGSSVGLHYVPDETLKKMVDDQKILQWLPHMKKKDDLTVETNVELDEGLFDGSVVKLKALDEATFVAPEDAKVSSYVSGKGFSIVPEVDGNQLDVAKAKEVIKQSMLTMQPEIDLDANGNSLYANPKVRANDTQLIEAKDEMNKYASAKITYSVGETLSGETISKWLSVGGDGKAVISDSKIADYVKSMAKKYDTYNKAKTLQMTGGGTVTISGGSYGWKINQSAEAAQIKKIITEGKQVSRDFVYSRKAASHGSNDYGNSYVEVNLSAQKVYFYKNGGLVISSDFVSGNLSKGMATPGGAYSVAYKQKDAILKGQGYASPVSFWMPFNNGIGFHDAPWRSSFGGSIYKTSGSHGCINLPPSVAKVFYENISEGYPVLCFYTNSATTAPAAAPVAQPSQAPEETKAPTSETVANSAPTKSSEAAAVEAPKAN; translated from the coding sequence ATGGCAGAAGTAGAGAACAATGTGGCACAAACACAGGATGTCGTACTGACAAGAGTGCCCGTAGCGGATACGAAGGCAAAGAAAAAGACAACAGGAAGCAAGTGGTTAAAAGGGATAGGTTGTGGTATATTGGTGATTGCAGGTGCAATCAGCATTGGTTATGTCATCAAGGCACAGACCTTTAATAAAAAGTTTTTCCCAAACACCTATATCAATGGAATCAATGTCTCTTATATGACACCGGAGCAGGTGCAGGATATTATTAAGGGACAGATTGCAAATTATCAAATTGTCATCAAGTCAAGAGGCAATGGCGAGGAAATTTTTAAGGGCTCAAGTGTTGGTCTACACTATGTGCCAGATGAAACTTTAAAGAAAATGGTGGATGATCAAAAGATTTTACAGTGGCTTCCACATATGAAGAAAAAGGATGATTTGACAGTTGAAACCAATGTTGAACTCGATGAAGGTCTCTTTGATGGTTCTGTGGTCAAGTTAAAGGCACTGGATGAGGCGACATTTGTTGCTCCAGAAGATGCAAAAGTTTCTAGTTATGTCAGTGGAAAAGGATTTAGTATTGTTCCAGAAGTGGATGGAAATCAATTGGATGTGGCAAAGGCCAAGGAGGTCATTAAGCAATCTATGCTTACGATGCAGCCAGAGATTGATTTAGATGCAAATGGCAACAGTCTCTATGCCAATCCAAAGGTTCGTGCAAATGATACCCAATTGATTGAGGCAAAGGATGAGATGAATAAGTACGCTTCGGCAAAGATTACCTATTCTGTGGGTGAGACCTTGTCTGGTGAGACCATTAGCAAGTGGTTGAGCGTGGGTGGGGATGGAAAAGCAGTCATTAGTGATAGTAAGATTGCAGACTATGTCAAGTCTATGGCAAAGAAGTATGATACCTATAATAAGGCAAAGACTCTCCAGATGACAGGTGGCGGAACAGTGACCATCTCTGGCGGAAGTTATGGTTGGAAGATTAATCAAAGTGCAGAGGCAGCACAGATTAAAAAGATTATTACTGAGGGAAAACAAGTTTCAAGGGATTTTGTCTACTCGAGAAAGGCAGCTTCTCACGGAAGCAATGACTATGGCAATTCCTATGTCGAAGTCAATCTCTCCGCACAGAAGGTGTATTTTTACAAAAATGGAGGACTGGTGATTTCTTCAGATTTTGTATCTGGAAATCTTTCCAAGGGAATGGCGACACCAGGGGGAGCTTACAGCGTTGCTTATAAGCAAAAAGATGCGATCTTAAAGGGTCAAGGCTATGCCTCACCGGTAAGTTTTTGGATGCCATTTAATAATGGCATTGGCTTCCATGATGCCCCTTGGAGATCTTCATTTGGTGGATCCATTTATAAGACCAGTGGTTCCCATGGTTGTATTAATTTGCCACCATCTGTAGCCAAGGTATTTTATGAAAATATTAGCGAGGGATATCCAGTTCTTTGTTTCTATACCAATAGTGCGACAACGGCACCAGCTGCTGCACCAGTAGCACAGCCTTCACAGGCTCCAGAGGAAACAAAGGCTCCGACATCAGAGACAGTGGCCAATTCGGCACCAACAAAGTCTTCTGAGGCCGCTGCAGTGGAGGCACCAAAGGCCAATTAA